The following are from one region of the Erwinia billingiae Eb661 genome:
- a CDS encoding serine/threonine protein kinase, which yields MKEPAFNFQHLDPDTILDALWETGIRVESGLTALNSYENRVYQFSDEDKTRYVVKFYRPQRWSQQQILEEHQFTAELFADEIPVAAPLQLQGKTLHQHNGYLYTVFPSLGGRQYETDNYDHLEWVGRFLGRIHQTGRKSTFAVRPTLGLDEYINEPLQVFEASTLIPRKLKEPLLASVRLIGTTLQKYWHTQWQPLRLHGDCHPGNILWRDGPFFVDLDDARNGPAVQDLWMLINGDQQEQRLQWDILLEAYSEFCEFDTHELSLIEPLRAMRMVYYLAWVVRRWQDPAFPASFPWMTDEDFWRRQISLFNEQARLLQEPPLQLTPAF from the coding sequence ATGAAAGAACCCGCGTTTAACTTTCAACATCTTGATCCCGATACCATCCTTGATGCGCTCTGGGAGACCGGGATCCGTGTGGAATCAGGGCTGACTGCCTTGAACAGCTATGAAAACCGGGTCTATCAGTTCTCAGATGAAGACAAAACCCGCTATGTGGTGAAGTTTTATCGCCCACAACGTTGGTCACAGCAGCAGATCCTGGAAGAACATCAGTTCACTGCAGAACTGTTTGCTGATGAGATTCCGGTCGCAGCGCCGCTGCAATTACAGGGAAAAACCCTCCATCAGCATAATGGTTACCTGTACACCGTATTCCCAAGCCTGGGTGGTCGTCAGTATGAAACGGACAATTATGACCATCTGGAATGGGTAGGACGCTTCCTTGGTCGTATCCATCAGACGGGCCGCAAAAGCACCTTTGCTGTTCGTCCTACCCTGGGGCTGGACGAATACATCAACGAACCGCTTCAGGTCTTTGAAGCCAGTACGTTAATCCCCCGTAAGTTGAAGGAGCCGTTATTGGCCAGCGTGCGGCTGATAGGCACAACTTTACAAAAATACTGGCATACTCAGTGGCAGCCTTTACGCCTGCATGGTGACTGCCATCCGGGCAATATCCTCTGGCGTGATGGCCCGTTCTTTGTTGACCTCGATGATGCCCGCAATGGCCCCGCCGTGCAGGATTTATGGATGTTAATTAACGGGGATCAACAGGAACAACGCCTGCAGTGGGATATTCTGTTAGAGGCTTACAGTGAATTCTGCGAGTTCGATACACACGAATTGTCACTTATTGAACCTTTACGCGCTATGCGGATGGTTTATTATCTGGCGTGGGTTGTTCGCCGCTGGCAAGACCCTGCATTTCCTGCAAGTTTTCCATGGATGACGGATGAAGATTTCTGGCGCAGGCAGATTTCACTATTTAACGAGCAGGCAAGGTTGTTGCAGGAGCCCCCGCTACAGCTGACGCCCGCATTCTAA
- the mobA gene encoding molybdenum cofactor guanylyltransferase MobA — protein sequence MKYRVEDVSGVILAGGRGSRMQGEDKGLVMLNGKPLYQHVLAILQPQVAEVCISANRHHQRYQESGCEVFADTFTGFAGPLAGMLAALQRISTDWAVFASCDTPFLSTNLVSQLWQGKNAEAKAAWVRCAERDHPTLALVHRSLAPQLEEYLQRGDRKLMVFLKEVGGSAVNFDNQQAFINLNTPEDLASFQGKR from the coding sequence GTGAAGTATAGAGTAGAGGATGTCAGCGGCGTGATTCTGGCCGGAGGGAGAGGTTCCAGGATGCAGGGCGAGGATAAAGGGTTGGTGATGCTGAATGGCAAGCCGCTGTATCAGCATGTGCTGGCGATCCTGCAGCCGCAGGTTGCGGAGGTCTGTATCAGTGCCAATCGTCATCATCAGCGCTATCAGGAAAGTGGTTGCGAGGTTTTTGCCGATACTTTTACCGGATTTGCGGGTCCGCTGGCAGGCATGTTGGCCGCTTTGCAGCGAATCAGCACCGATTGGGCCGTTTTTGCCTCCTGTGATACGCCCTTCCTTTCAACAAATCTGGTCAGTCAGCTTTGGCAGGGAAAAAATGCCGAGGCAAAAGCAGCCTGGGTGAGATGTGCTGAACGCGATCATCCCACACTGGCGTTAGTTCACCGGAGTCTGGCGCCTCAGCTGGAAGAATATTTGCAGCGTGGCGACCGCAAGTTGATGGTTTTCCTGAAAGAAGTGGGCGGTTCAGCGGTTAATTTCGACAACCAGCAGGCGTTTATTAATCTTAATACGCCTGAAGATCTCGCTTCATTTCAGGGTAAGCGCTGA
- the dsbA gene encoding thiol:disulfide interchange protein DsbA, giving the protein MKKIWFALVGLVLAFSASAAQFTDGQQYVTMQKPVAGEPQVLEFFSFFCPHCYEFEHVWHVSDAVKKALPADTKVTKYHVEFLGGEMGKTVTQAWAVAMALGVEDKVTAPIFDGIQKTQTITDAASLKDVFVKAAGITPEAYDGAWNSFVVKSLVAQQEKAAADVQLQGVPAMFVNGKYMVNNGGLDTSSMDNYVQQYANVVKFLLTQK; this is encoded by the coding sequence ATGAAAAAGATTTGGTTTGCGCTGGTTGGTCTGGTTTTGGCCTTCAGTGCGTCAGCAGCCCAGTTTACGGATGGCCAGCAATACGTGACGATGCAAAAACCCGTCGCTGGCGAACCTCAGGTTCTCGAGTTCTTCTCTTTCTTCTGCCCTCACTGCTATGAGTTTGAACACGTCTGGCATGTTAGCGATGCAGTGAAGAAAGCCCTGCCTGCTGACACCAAAGTGACCAAATATCACGTCGAGTTCCTGGGTGGCGAGATGGGTAAAACCGTGACTCAGGCCTGGGCTGTTGCAATGGCTCTGGGCGTGGAAGATAAAGTTACCGCGCCAATCTTTGATGGCATCCAGAAAACGCAGACCATCACTGATGCAGCAAGCCTGAAAGATGTCTTCGTTAAAGCGGCAGGTATTACGCCAGAAGCTTATGACGGCGCCTGGAACAGCTTCGTCGTGAAATCTCTGGTAGCCCAGCAGGAAAAAGCGGCAGCCGATGTACAGCTGCAGGGCGTTCCGGCGATGTTTGTTAACGGCAAATATATGGTTAACAACGGTGGCCTGGATACCAGCTCAATGGACAACTATGTTCAGCAAT
- a CDS encoding YihD family protein, whose translation MKCHRLNELISLLQPEWQKEPDLNLMQFLQKLASESGFSGPIGDLTDDILIYHLKMRGTDKDEQIPGLKKDYEEDFKTALLRARGVIKD comes from the coding sequence ATGAAATGCCACCGTCTTAATGAACTGATTTCTCTTCTTCAGCCTGAATGGCAGAAAGAACCCGACCTTAATCTGATGCAATTTTTGCAGAAACTGGCGTCTGAGTCAGGTTTTAGCGGCCCAATAGGCGATCTGACAGACGATATTCTGATCTATCACCTGAAAATGCGCGGTACCGATAAAGATGAGCAGATCCCAGGTCTGAAAAAAGATTATGAAGAGGATTTTAAGACCGCGCTGCTGCGTGCCAGAGGAGTCATTAAAGATTAA